Proteins from one Ranitomeya variabilis isolate aRanVar5 chromosome 1, aRanVar5.hap1, whole genome shotgun sequence genomic window:
- the LOC143769200 gene encoding uncharacterized protein LOC143769200 — MSESEQQVMQEAVQRSPEQAQVQRRLHPQQQRKGNSSSVQRSSSGRSESQRSRGSAKTTRPATIPADTVTRPETGRKSTAKTKHRECAICSDELPSSWEKRLCSVCIKKTIQEETPSFASELKSLIKSQVESAIKGIKATKKKHKKTPESPVSSADESESELSDSNNSSDSDTSSVSSEGGRSCFPIEETDALVKAVRATMGLVEERPKKTAQDIMFSGLEQKRKRAFPVNEKIHSLIKREWKKPDKKALLTPKRKYPFDDPACSSWSKAPKLDVAIAKASKKFALPFEDMGTLKDPMDKKAEVFLKNSWEAAGGGLKPAVAATCTARALMVWLEHLDSQLKGKVSRDTIQKSVSVMKGAAAFLADASVDSARLAARAAAFSNAARRALWLKCWPGDLQTKTKLCSIPCEGEFLFGTTLDDILEKAEDKKKSFPGFPNQSYRRSFRNKKFMRRKPPKGNKETWEEKRNKTRGFLFNKPTPDNKKTQ; from the exons atgagcgaaagcgagcagcaggttatgcaggaagccgtccagcgatctcctgagcaggcacaagtgcagcggcgtctgcacccacagcagcagcgcaaaggaaactcgtcctctgtacagcgcagcagcagcggacgatcagagtctcaacgcagtcgggggtctgcaaaaaccacacggccggcgacgattccagcggatacagtcaccaggcctgagacg GGGAGGAAAAGTACAGCCAAAACTAAGCACAGagaatgtgccatatgttcagacgagctgccttcctcctgggagaagagactatgcagcgtctgtataaaaaagacgattcaggaggaaaccccatcatttgcatccgaattaaagtcactaataaaaagccaggtggaaagtgccattaaaggcattaaagccacaaagaaaaaacataagaaaacaccTGAGTCCCCCGTATCCAGTGCGgacgagtcagagagtgaactatctGACTCGAATAATTCGTCAGATtctgacacctcttcagtatcctctgagggggggcgcagttgcttccctatcgaggaaacagacgctttagtgaaagcggtcagagcaacaatgggTCTAGTGGAGGAGCGACCTAAaaaaacagcgcaggacataatgttcagcggtctggaacaaaaaagaaaaagagcatttccagtaaatgagaaaattcactctctaattaaaagagagtggaaaaaaccagacaaaaaagctctcctcacccccaaaagaaaatacccgtttgatgacccagcctgctcatcctggagtaaggcaccaaaattagatgtggccatagcaaaggcctcaaaaaagtttgccctaccttttgaggacatgggtaccttaaaagatccgatggacaaaaaagccgaggttTTTCTAAAAAACTCTTGGGAAGCGGCAGGAGGCGGACTTAAACCAGCGGTCGCGGCCACCTGCACAGCtcgcgcgctaatggtgtggcttgagcacttggattcccaattaaaagGAAAAGTCTCTAGAGACACgattcaaaaatcagtgtccgtaatgaaaggtgcagcagcctttttggcggatgcatctgtagactcagccagactagcagccagggctgccgccttttcgaacgccgcaagacgtgccctgtggctaaaatgttggccaggggaccttcagacaaagacaaaactatgttcaataccctgtgagggggaattcttgttcggcacaacgctagatgacatcctcgagaaagccgaggacaagaaaaagtctttccctggtttccccaaccaatcatacagacgttcctttcggaataaaaaatttatgcggagaaaacctccgaaagggaacaaagaaacatgggaggaaaaaagaaataaaaccagagggttcctattcaacaaacccactcccgacaacaagaaaactcaatga